One Kitasatospora sp. NBC_01287 DNA window includes the following coding sequences:
- a CDS encoding thiamine-binding protein, whose translation MVEFTTEPFELVNFPDHAVAARRVVDEAGLAVSVGPFGTSAEGGAEQVLAAVSRLLHDSLEAGASRISFQVSVVTEAEAGPESPEGVGTQ comes from the coding sequence ATGGTGGAGTTCACGACAGAACCGTTCGAACTGGTCAACTTCCCGGACCACGCGGTGGCGGCCCGCCGGGTGGTCGACGAGGCGGGCCTCGCCGTCTCGGTCGGCCCCTTCGGCACCAGCGCGGAGGGCGGGGCCGAGCAGGTGCTCGCCGCCGTCTCCCGGCTGCTGCACGACTCCCTGGAGGCCGGCGCCAGCCGGATCTCGTTCCAGGTCAGCGTGGTCACCGAAGCCGAAGCCGGCCCCGAGAGCCCCGAAGGAGTGGGTACGCAGTGA
- the uraH gene encoding hydroxyisourate hydrolase, whose product MTGISTHVLDTSIGRPAEGVPVELALNTEGGWTVLGTSATDSDGRAKDLPAVEAGSVVRLRFDTAAYYAPKSDETPFFPEVSIVFTVAPAQRHYHVPLLLNPFGYSVYRGS is encoded by the coding sequence ATGACTGGCATCTCCACCCACGTGCTCGACACCAGCATCGGCCGCCCGGCCGAGGGCGTGCCGGTCGAGCTCGCACTCAACACCGAGGGTGGCTGGACGGTGCTCGGCACCTCCGCCACGGACTCCGACGGCCGGGCCAAGGACCTGCCGGCCGTGGAGGCGGGCTCGGTCGTCCGGCTCCGTTTCGACACGGCGGCCTACTACGCGCCCAAGTCCGACGAGACGCCGTTCTTCCCCGAGGTCTCGATCGTCTTCACGGTCGCGCCCGCGCAGCGGCACTACCACGTGCCGCTGCTGCTGAACCCCTTCGGATATTCCGTCTACCGCGGAAGCTAG
- the allB gene encoding allantoinase AllB, whose translation MQQSTVVIRSRRVVLPDGERPADVLVKDGRIERIAEHGALAAGGAELTDLGDTALLPGLVDTHVHVNEPGRTEWEGFATATRAAAAGGVTTIIDMPLNSIPPTTTVAGLAAKRRIAEGQAWVDLGFWGGAIPGNAADLEPLHQAGVFGFKSFLAPSGVEEFPHVEAADLEKALAEQARIGALAIIHAEDPAVLDAAPHTPGVHYRDFLASRPEDAEAAAVALLLDTARRTGARVHILHVSSAAVLPLLAQARAEGVQVTAETCPHYLTLAAEEVPDGDTAFKCCPPIRDEANRDKLWAALANGEFIGIVSDHSPSTPDLKLLQEFGGSGDFAAAWGGIASLQLGLPAIWTEARERGHSLGDVVRWMSAGPASLVGLDGSKGAIAVGYDADLVAFDPDADFAVDPAGLHHRNPVTPYAGRTLSGSVITTWLRGRVVDVHAEPFGRQILRDR comes from the coding sequence ATGCAGCAGTCGACCGTGGTGATCCGCTCCCGTCGCGTGGTCCTGCCCGACGGTGAGCGCCCGGCCGACGTGCTGGTCAAGGACGGCCGGATCGAGCGGATCGCCGAGCACGGAGCGCTGGCGGCGGGCGGCGCCGAGCTCACCGACCTCGGCGACACCGCGCTGCTGCCGGGCCTGGTCGACACCCACGTGCACGTCAACGAGCCCGGCCGCACCGAGTGGGAGGGCTTCGCCACCGCCACCCGGGCCGCCGCGGCCGGCGGCGTCACCACGATCATCGACATGCCGCTCAACTCCATCCCGCCCACCACCACGGTGGCCGGGCTGGCGGCCAAGCGGCGGATCGCCGAGGGCCAGGCCTGGGTGGACCTCGGCTTCTGGGGCGGCGCGATCCCCGGCAACGCCGCTGACCTGGAACCGCTGCACCAGGCCGGCGTGTTCGGCTTCAAGAGCTTCCTGGCGCCCTCGGGGGTGGAGGAGTTCCCGCACGTCGAGGCCGCCGACCTGGAGAAGGCGCTGGCCGAGCAGGCCCGGATCGGCGCGCTGGCGATCATCCACGCCGAGGACCCGGCCGTGCTGGACGCCGCCCCGCACACCCCCGGCGTGCACTACCGCGACTTCCTCGCCTCCCGTCCCGAGGACGCCGAGGCGGCGGCGGTGGCTCTGCTGCTCGACACCGCGCGGCGCACCGGCGCCCGGGTGCACATCCTGCACGTCTCCTCCGCGGCCGTGCTGCCGCTGCTGGCCCAGGCCCGCGCCGAGGGCGTCCAGGTGACCGCCGAGACCTGCCCGCACTACCTGACGCTGGCCGCCGAGGAGGTGCCGGACGGCGACACCGCCTTCAAGTGCTGCCCGCCGATCCGCGACGAGGCCAACCGCGACAAGCTCTGGGCGGCGCTGGCGAACGGCGAGTTCATCGGGATCGTCTCCGACCACTCGCCGTCGACCCCGGACCTCAAGCTGCTCCAGGAGTTCGGCGGCAGCGGCGATTTCGCGGCCGCCTGGGGCGGGATCGCCTCGCTCCAGCTGGGGCTGCCGGCCATCTGGACCGAAGCCCGCGAGCGCGGCCACTCGCTGGGTGACGTGGTCCGCTGGATGTCCGCAGGACCGGCCTCGCTGGTCGGCCTCGACGGCAGCAAGGGCGCGATCGCGGTCGGGTACGACGCCGACCTGGTCGCCTTCGACCCGGACGCCGACTTCGCCGTCGACCCGGCCGGGCTGCACCACCGCAACCCGGTCACCCCGTACGCCGGCCGGACGCTGAGCGGGTCGGTCATCACGACCTGGCTGCGCGGCCGGGTGGTGGACGTGCACGCCGAGCCCTTCGGCCGGCAGATCCTTCGCGACCGCTGA
- a CDS encoding helix-turn-helix domain-containing protein, whose protein sequence is MTDDLEHPLTRAIKPLLDAVGARALDPAEAKADDVVLEWDGRPALAVRLPHLSSALDRLLAEMTRQFDGRPLSELDRLEKQRVVALLEERGAFTVRHGVETVASALGVSRFTVYNYLNRQVEGPKGG, encoded by the coding sequence GTGACCGACGACCTGGAGCACCCGCTCACCCGGGCGATAAAGCCCCTGCTGGACGCGGTCGGCGCGAGGGCCCTGGACCCCGCCGAGGCCAAGGCCGACGACGTGGTCCTGGAGTGGGACGGCCGGCCGGCGCTCGCCGTCCGACTGCCCCACCTGAGCAGCGCGCTCGACCGCCTGCTGGCCGAGATGACCCGCCAGTTCGACGGCCGACCGCTCAGCGAGCTGGACCGGCTGGAGAAGCAGCGCGTCGTCGCCCTGCTGGAGGAACGCGGCGCCTTCACCGTGCGACACGGGGTGGAGACGGTCGCCTCCGCCCTGGGCGTCAGCCGCTTCACGGTGTACAACTACCTCAACCGACAGGTCGAGGGCCCCAAGGGCGGCTGA
- the uraD gene encoding 2-oxo-4-hydroxy-4-carboxy-5-ureidoimidazoline decarboxylase — translation MTNHPHASVDAAGALTALAAAPAAELERALLEVCSSPTWAAAVAGRRPWSDREALLAANSAAMDSLAVADLDDAMAGHARIGKPKAGDATSEREQAGIHGVDQALLDDLREANAAYEAKFGHVFLICATGRTAATMLAALRERFSNDAATEAEIVRGELRKINDIRLNRLLDEPAA, via the coding sequence GTGACCAACCACCCCCACGCGTCAGTTGACGCGGCCGGCGCCCTGACGGCGCTGGCGGCGGCCCCGGCCGCCGAGCTGGAGCGGGCACTGCTCGAAGTATGCTCCAGCCCCACCTGGGCCGCGGCCGTCGCCGGCCGCCGCCCCTGGTCGGACCGCGAGGCCCTGCTGGCCGCCAACTCGGCCGCCATGGACTCGCTCGCGGTCGCCGACCTGGACGACGCGATGGCCGGCCACGCCCGGATCGGCAAGCCCAAGGCGGGCGACGCCACCTCCGAGCGCGAGCAGGCCGGCATCCACGGAGTGGACCAAGCGCTCCTCGATGACCTGCGCGAGGCCAACGCCGCCTACGAGGCGAAGTTCGGCCACGTGTTCCTGATCTGCGCCACCGGGCGCACCGCGGCCACCATGCTCGCCGCGCTGCGCGAACGCTTCTCCAACGACGCGGCCACCGAGGCCGAGATCGTCCGCGGCGAGCTGCGCAAGATCAACGACATCCGGCTCAACCGACTCCTGGACGAGCCGGCCGCCTGA
- a CDS encoding catalase: MPKNLTTESGAPIADNQNSASAGEYGPLLIQDQQLIEKLARFNRERIPERVVHARGSGAYGYFEVTDEVSSYTHADFLSEVGKRTEVFLRFSTVAGNLGASDAVRDPRGFALKFYTAEGNYDLVGNNTPVFFIKDPLKFPDFIHSQKRDPYTGIQEADNVWDFWAHSPASTHQITWLFGDRGIPASYRHMNGYGSHTYQWVNESGEAFWVKYHFKTNQGVRSLDGAQAAEVVGADADSHQRDLHQAIERGVFPSWTLYVQLMPVAEAADYRFNPFDLTKVWPHADYPLVKVGRLVLNKNPENVFAEVEQAAFSPNNFVPGIGPSPDKMLQGRLFAYADAQRYRLGVNHTLLAVNAPKATEANNYGRDGFAAVNKSGRGKNYEPNSYDGPAQTDKALAAPVALNGHTGTYTTPAHTKDDDFFQAGELYRLMSEGEKSRLIDNLAGFLSQVSREDVIEKNLAHFHAADEEYGSRLEAAVAKLRAGDEG; encoded by the coding sequence ATGCCCAAGAACCTGACCACCGAGTCCGGCGCCCCGATCGCCGACAACCAGAACTCGGCCTCGGCCGGCGAGTACGGCCCGCTGCTCATCCAGGACCAGCAGCTGATCGAGAAGCTCGCCCGGTTCAACCGCGAGCGCATCCCGGAGCGCGTGGTGCACGCCCGCGGCTCGGGCGCCTACGGCTACTTCGAGGTGACCGACGAGGTCTCGTCGTACACCCACGCCGACTTCCTCTCCGAGGTCGGCAAGCGCACCGAGGTCTTCCTGCGCTTCTCGACCGTGGCCGGCAACCTCGGCGCCAGCGACGCGGTGCGTGACCCGCGCGGCTTCGCGCTGAAGTTCTACACCGCCGAGGGCAACTACGACCTGGTCGGCAACAACACCCCGGTCTTTTTCATCAAGGACCCGCTGAAGTTCCCCGACTTCATCCACTCGCAGAAGCGCGACCCCTACACCGGCATCCAGGAAGCCGACAACGTGTGGGACTTCTGGGCCCATTCGCCCGCGTCGACCCACCAGATCACCTGGCTCTTCGGTGACCGCGGCATCCCGGCCTCCTACCGCCACATGAACGGCTACGGCTCGCACACCTACCAGTGGGTCAACGAGTCCGGCGAGGCCTTCTGGGTCAAGTACCACTTCAAGACCAACCAGGGTGTCCGCTCGCTGGACGGTGCCCAGGCCGCCGAGGTGGTGGGCGCCGACGCCGACAGCCACCAGCGCGACCTGCACCAGGCGATCGAGCGCGGCGTCTTCCCGTCCTGGACCCTCTACGTCCAGCTGATGCCGGTGGCCGAGGCGGCCGACTACCGCTTCAACCCGTTCGACCTCACCAAGGTCTGGCCGCACGCCGACTACCCGCTGGTCAAGGTCGGCCGCCTGGTCCTGAACAAGAACCCGGAGAACGTCTTCGCCGAGGTCGAGCAGGCCGCCTTCTCGCCGAACAACTTCGTGCCCGGCATCGGCCCCTCCCCGGACAAGATGCTCCAGGGCCGCCTGTTCGCCTACGCCGACGCCCAGCGCTACCGCCTCGGTGTCAACCACACCCTGCTCGCCGTCAACGCCCCCAAGGCGACCGAGGCGAACAACTACGGCCGCGACGGCTTCGCCGCCGTCAACAAGTCGGGCCGAGGCAAGAACTACGAGCCCAACTCGTACGACGGCCCGGCGCAGACCGACAAGGCGCTGGCCGCCCCGGTCGCGCTGAACGGCCACACCGGCACGTACACCACCCCGGCGCACACCAAGGACGACGACTTCTTCCAGGCCGGCGAGCTCTACCGGCTGATGTCCGAGGGTGAGAAGTCCCGCCTGATCGACAACCTGGCCGGCTTCCTCTCCCAGGTCAGCCGCGAGGACGTCATCGAGAAGAACCTGGCGCACTTCCACGCCGCCGACGAGGAGTACGGTTCCCGCCTGGAGGCGGCCGTGGCCAAGCTGCGCGCCGGCGACGAGGGCTGA
- a CDS encoding TIM barrel protein — translation MTAASEYASVDGRATINLSILFTELPLLERPAAAAAAGFTAAELWWPFGTDTTPSDAELDALRKAFTDAGVRLTGLNFLDDLSVGAKGTASVPAESERFRANIPVAAALAESLGAGALNAIYGNRVEGVGAEEQDALALANLTLAARAAHAFGAVLLIEALNRNDAPDYPLHTARAAVEVVDRINAATGLGNAKFLCDLYHLSINGEDLNAVIDTHADKIGHVQIADNPGRNEPGTGELDIAGLLDRLTAAGYTGPIGLEYKPAGGVSADSFGWLPRELRPAR, via the coding sequence GTGACGGCCGCTTCCGAGTACGCGTCAGTTGATGGACGCGCCACGATCAACCTGTCGATCCTCTTCACGGAGCTCCCGCTCCTGGAGCGCCCCGCCGCCGCGGCGGCCGCCGGCTTCACCGCGGCCGAGCTGTGGTGGCCCTTCGGCACCGACACGACCCCGTCCGACGCCGAGCTGGACGCGCTGCGCAAGGCCTTCACCGACGCCGGGGTGCGCCTCACCGGCCTGAACTTCCTCGACGACCTGTCGGTGGGCGCCAAGGGCACCGCCTCGGTTCCGGCCGAGAGCGAGCGCTTCCGCGCCAACATCCCGGTCGCCGCCGCGCTCGCCGAGTCGCTGGGCGCCGGCGCGCTCAACGCCATCTACGGCAACCGCGTCGAGGGCGTCGGCGCCGAGGAGCAGGACGCCCTCGCGCTGGCCAACCTCACCCTGGCCGCCCGGGCCGCGCACGCCTTCGGCGCGGTGCTGCTGATCGAGGCGCTGAACCGCAACGACGCCCCCGACTACCCGCTGCACACCGCGCGGGCCGCCGTCGAGGTGGTCGACCGGATCAACGCCGCCACCGGGCTCGGCAACGCCAAGTTCCTCTGCGACCTGTACCACCTGTCGATCAACGGCGAGGACCTGAACGCCGTCATCGACACCCACGCGGACAAGATCGGCCACGTGCAGATCGCCGACAACCCGGGCCGCAACGAGCCCGGCACCGGCGAGCTGGACATCGCGGGCCTGCTGGACCGCCTCACCGCGGCCGGCTACACGGGCCCGATCGGCCTGGAGTACAAGCCCGCCGGCGGCGTCAGCGCCGACAGCTTCGGCTGGCTGCCGCGCGAGCTGCGCCCCGCCCGGTAG
- a CDS encoding 2-hydroxy-3-oxopropionate reductase, which yields MSASRKIAFVGLGIMGRPMAVNLVKAGHDVTGFDLSQASIDAVIAAGGHGASSIADAVKDAEIVITMVPADPQVEKVILGEGGVLSSVRAGTLVIDMSSITPQTSIKVEAAAKEKGVRTLDAPVSGGEAGAVEAVLSIMVGGAAEDFAEAKPVFDSLGTTVIHVGPAGAGQTVKAANQLIVAVNIQVVAEAVVFLENAGVDLPAALDVLAGGLAGSTVLNRKKANMVDREFAPGFRIDLHHKDMGIVTAAARAVEAPLPVGSLVAQLVASARANGDGSLDHSALLRGVERLAGREVE from the coding sequence ATGAGCGCCTCTCGCAAGATCGCTTTTGTCGGCCTGGGCATCATGGGCCGCCCGATGGCCGTCAACCTGGTCAAGGCCGGCCACGACGTCACCGGCTTCGACCTGTCCCAGGCCTCGATCGACGCCGTGATCGCGGCCGGCGGCCACGGTGCGAGCAGCATCGCGGACGCGGTGAAGGACGCCGAGATCGTCATCACCATGGTCCCCGCCGACCCGCAGGTCGAGAAGGTCATCCTCGGCGAGGGCGGTGTGCTCTCCAGCGTGCGGGCCGGCACGCTCGTGATCGACATGTCCTCGATCACCCCGCAGACCTCGATCAAGGTCGAGGCCGCGGCCAAGGAGAAGGGCGTCCGCACCCTGGACGCCCCGGTCTCCGGCGGCGAGGCCGGCGCGGTCGAGGCGGTGCTCTCGATCATGGTCGGTGGCGCGGCCGAGGACTTCGCCGAGGCCAAGCCGGTCTTCGACTCGCTCGGCACCACGGTCATCCACGTCGGCCCGGCCGGTGCCGGCCAGACCGTGAAGGCCGCCAACCAGCTGATCGTGGCCGTCAACATCCAGGTCGTGGCCGAGGCCGTGGTCTTCCTGGAGAACGCGGGCGTCGACCTGCCGGCCGCGCTGGACGTCCTCGCGGGCGGCCTGGCCGGCTCCACGGTGCTGAACCGCAAGAAGGCCAACATGGTCGACCGCGAGTTCGCCCCGGGCTTCCGGATCGACCTGCACCACAAGGACATGGGCATCGTGACGGCCGCGGCCCGCGCCGTCGAGGCCCCGCTGCCGGTCGGCTCGCTGGTCGCCCAGCTGGTCGCCTCGGCCCGTGCCAACGGCGACGGCTCGCTGGACCACTCGGCCCTGCTGCGCGGCGTGGAGCGCCTCGCCGGCCGCGAGGTCGAGTAG
- the alc gene encoding allantoicase: MSDSQTPAAPFTELVNLASRLLGAGVVATNEDTFADAENLLVAKAAEFRAHTFGHKGQIMDGWESKRRRGVSAEQPHPTDEDHDWAIVRLGVAGRVHGVIVDTAHFTGNYPESGSVQAASIPGLPSVEELAAARWTDLVPRTALRGDTAHEFAVEDPTRYTHVRLNIWPDGGVARLRVHGEVLPDPRDLDGLTFDLAAQEYGGVAEAASDRYFSSPHNLNAPGRASVMGEGWETRRRRDKANDWVQIALAGGGEVLAVEVDTTHFVANAPGWADLVGYDAVAGGSPDADPDGWFEILPRTRLQPDTRHRLRLDAGRTVTHVRINVYPDGGLARLRLTGKLTEAGRAALALRWFNALPTAEAAQALTEAGLTEAEARTLAAARSAAGPAGLSAAGLSAAGFSAAGLRAAVAELQPADGPDGTETSRRAAAIWRLLGV, encoded by the coding sequence ATGAGTGACAGTCAGACCCCGGCCGCTCCTTTCACCGAGCTGGTCAACCTCGCCTCCCGGCTGCTGGGCGCCGGCGTGGTGGCCACCAACGAGGACACCTTCGCGGACGCGGAGAACCTGCTGGTCGCCAAGGCCGCCGAGTTCCGCGCCCACACCTTCGGCCACAAGGGCCAGATCATGGACGGCTGGGAGAGCAAGCGCCGACGCGGTGTCAGCGCCGAGCAGCCGCACCCCACCGACGAGGACCACGACTGGGCGATCGTCCGACTGGGCGTCGCGGGCCGCGTCCACGGCGTGATCGTGGACACCGCGCACTTCACCGGCAACTACCCCGAGAGCGGCTCGGTGCAGGCGGCCTCGATACCCGGGTTGCCCTCGGTCGAGGAGCTGGCCGCGGCCCGGTGGACCGACCTCGTGCCGCGCACCGCGCTGCGCGGTGACACCGCGCACGAGTTCGCCGTCGAGGACCCGACCCGCTACACCCACGTGCGCCTCAACATCTGGCCGGACGGCGGCGTGGCCCGGCTGCGGGTGCACGGCGAGGTACTGCCGGACCCGCGTGACCTGGACGGGCTCACCTTCGACCTGGCCGCCCAGGAGTACGGCGGCGTGGCCGAGGCGGCCTCGGACCGCTACTTCTCCTCCCCGCACAACCTGAACGCTCCCGGCCGCGCCTCCGTCATGGGCGAGGGCTGGGAGACCCGGCGTCGGCGCGACAAGGCCAACGACTGGGTGCAGATCGCCCTGGCCGGGGGCGGCGAGGTCCTGGCCGTCGAGGTGGACACCACCCACTTCGTGGCCAACGCCCCCGGCTGGGCCGACCTGGTGGGGTACGACGCCGTGGCGGGCGGGAGCCCCGATGCCGACCCCGACGGCTGGTTCGAGATCCTGCCGCGCACCCGGCTCCAGCCGGACACCCGGCACCGGCTGCGCCTCGACGCGGGCCGGACCGTCACCCACGTGCGGATCAACGTCTACCCGGACGGTGGCCTGGCCCGCCTGCGGCTGACCGGCAAGCTGACCGAGGCGGGGCGCGCCGCGCTGGCGCTGCGCTGGTTCAACGCGCTGCCGACCGCCGAGGCGGCCCAGGCGCTGACCGAGGCCGGGCTGACCGAGGCCGAGGCGCGGACCCTGGCCGCCGCCCGCTCGGCGGCCGGCCCCGCCGGGCTCTCCGCTGCCGGGCTCTCCGCCGCTGGGTTCTCCGCCGCTGGGCTCCGTGCCGCCGTGGCGGAACTGCAGCCGGCGGACGGGCCGGACGGCACCGAGACCTCGCGGCGGGCCGCCGCGATCTGGCGCCTGCTGGGCGTCTGA
- the pucL gene encoding factor-independent urate hydroxylase: MAHVLGQNQYGKAENRIVRVYRDSTRHEIKDLNVSVALQGDYEDVHLTGSNANCLPTDTTKNTVYAFAKEYGIESAEAFGITLARHFVDSTEPVRSARIRIEEYTWNRIKTPDNSSRFIGSEEVGHSFVRDGGEVRTTEVVYDGETVQVISGLKDLVVMNTTNSEFWGYIKDKYTTLQEAYDRILATQVTARWKYSFSGREGEAQPNWNRSYQHVRRHMLEAFAETYSYSLQQTLHAMGTRVLNNRAEVDEVRLELPNKHHFLVDLSPFDLKNDNEVYYAADRMYGLIEGTVHREGVTPVIPVV, from the coding sequence ATGGCCCACGTGCTCGGTCAGAACCAGTACGGCAAGGCGGAGAACCGCATCGTCCGGGTCTACCGTGACAGCACCCGTCACGAGATCAAGGACCTGAACGTCTCGGTCGCCCTCCAGGGTGACTACGAGGACGTCCACCTCACCGGCTCGAACGCCAACTGCCTGCCCACCGACACCACCAAGAACACCGTCTACGCCTTCGCCAAGGAGTACGGCATCGAGTCGGCGGAGGCGTTCGGCATCACGCTGGCGCGCCACTTCGTCGACAGCACGGAGCCGGTGCGCAGCGCCCGGATCCGGATCGAGGAGTACACCTGGAACCGGATCAAGACACCGGACAACTCCTCGCGCTTCATCGGCTCCGAGGAGGTCGGCCACTCCTTCGTCCGCGATGGCGGCGAGGTGCGCACCACCGAGGTCGTCTACGACGGCGAAACCGTCCAGGTGATCTCCGGCCTCAAGGACCTGGTCGTGATGAACACGACCAACTCCGAGTTCTGGGGCTACATCAAGGACAAGTACACCACCTTGCAGGAGGCCTACGACCGGATCCTGGCCACCCAGGTGACGGCCCGTTGGAAGTACTCCTTCAGCGGCCGGGAGGGTGAGGCCCAGCCGAACTGGAACCGCTCCTACCAGCACGTGCGCCGCCACATGCTGGAGGCCTTCGCGGAGACCTACTCCTACTCGCTGCAGCAGACCCTGCACGCGATGGGCACCCGGGTGCTGAACAACCGGGCCGAGGTGGACGAGGTCCGCCTGGAGCTGCCGAACAAGCACCACTTCCTGGTGGACCTGTCGCCCTTCGACCTGAAGAACGACAACGAGGTCTACTACGCCGCCGACCGGATGTACGGCCTGATCGAGGGCACCGTGCACCGCGAGGGCGTCACCCCGGTCATCCCGGTCGTCTGA
- a CDS encoding glycerate kinase, translating into MPATPTQGHVVVAPDKFKGTLEGAEVAARLAAGIRRVVPGVEVRELPVADGGEGTLAAALAAGFTRIPAKVAGPTGLPVDAAIAIKGDVAVVELAQASGLARLPGGRTAPLAAGSFGVGQLIGRAVSLGAERIVLGLGGSACTDGGAGMVQALGVGLFDAEGGELPPGGGALRRLDRLDPGALADTLGGVEIVVACDVDNPLLGARGATAVYGPQKGAEGEELAVLEQGLTRWADVVRASTGEDFRDAPGAGAAGGVGFAALALLGATMRPGIELLLELLGFDEAVRGARLVVTGEGCLDAQTLHGKAPAGVAAAATGAGVPVAAVAGRLELAEDEWRGAGFVAAYALTDLAEQPGDSLSKAAELAELAGEMLARDLLTGR; encoded by the coding sequence ATGCCCGCCACCCCCACCCAGGGCCATGTGGTCGTAGCTCCCGACAAGTTCAAGGGCACCCTGGAGGGCGCCGAGGTCGCCGCCCGGCTGGCCGCCGGGATCCGCCGGGTCGTCCCCGGCGTCGAGGTCCGCGAGCTGCCGGTCGCCGACGGCGGTGAGGGCACCCTGGCCGCCGCGCTCGCGGCCGGCTTCACCCGGATCCCGGCCAAGGTGGCCGGGCCCACCGGACTGCCGGTGGATGCCGCGATCGCGATCAAGGGCGACGTCGCCGTGGTCGAACTGGCCCAGGCCTCGGGCCTGGCCCGGCTCCCCGGCGGGCGCACCGCCCCGCTCGCGGCCGGCTCCTTCGGGGTGGGCCAGCTGATCGGACGGGCCGTCAGCCTGGGCGCCGAGCGGATCGTGCTGGGCTTGGGCGGGTCGGCCTGCACCGACGGCGGCGCGGGCATGGTCCAGGCGCTGGGCGTGGGCCTGTTCGACGCCGAGGGCGGCGAGCTGCCGCCCGGCGGCGGCGCGCTGCGCCGGCTGGACCGGCTGGACCCGGGCGCGCTGGCCGACACCCTCGGCGGGGTGGAGATCGTGGTCGCCTGCGACGTGGACAACCCGCTGCTCGGCGCCCGCGGCGCCACCGCCGTCTACGGCCCGCAGAAGGGCGCGGAGGGCGAGGAACTGGCGGTCCTGGAGCAGGGCCTGACCCGCTGGGCCGACGTGGTGCGGGCGAGCACCGGCGAAGACTTCCGTGACGCCCCCGGCGCCGGGGCCGCGGGCGGGGTCGGCTTCGCCGCCCTGGCCCTGCTGGGCGCCACCATGCGGCCCGGCATCGAGTTGCTGCTCGAACTGCTGGGCTTCGACGAGGCCGTGCGTGGGGCACGCCTGGTCGTGACCGGTGAGGGTTGCCTGGACGCGCAGACGCTGCACGGCAAGGCCCCCGCCGGAGTCGCCGCGGCGGCCACCGGGGCGGGGGTTCCGGTGGCCGCTGTGGCGGGTCGGCTCGAACTGGCCGAGGACGAATGGCGCGGGGCCGGCTTCGTGGCCGCCTACGCGCTGACCGATCTGGCCGAGCAGCCGGGGGACAGCCTCAGCAAGGCGGCCGAGCTGGCCGAACTGGCGGGGGAGATGCTGGCCAGGGACCTGCTCACGGGTCGCTGA